A stretch of Meiothermus sp. QL-1 DNA encodes these proteins:
- a CDS encoding ABC transporter substrate-binding protein, protein MRTWLWLGMLLGMALAQRPVDIPFWHTAGPPGQEPLEEMIREFNARQREYRIVPSFVGDYREGGLKLLAALRSGGAPALFHAELSFLGRMAQDNVAVPLDEYLGGIPNDFYPGFLETGRFRGRTYGLPIGLSVPVFFYNADQFAARGLNPPRTWEEVAQAAQRLTTRAAKGYTLSSDIYSFNVVVMSRGGRIVDAQGRPDFTNPKVVESLEFMQELVRRNIAQSRNIAEAQFSVADFLRTKTFMGVAPITMWPLIESRAPIPFKLGVAAVPRVEGGKVPLSGGTLVVLRGASETQIRGAVAFWRYLMEPANIVRWVRATYYMPMRRAAQPLLEDFYREDPRRRVAFSQVEHADVWLQDPEFTVWYSYLEDALERALKGNANARQVLEEAQRRAMAVERR, encoded by the coding sequence ATGCGCACCTGGTTGTGGCTTGGCATGCTTTTAGGAATGGCGCTGGCCCAGCGCCCGGTGGACATTCCCTTCTGGCACACCGCGGGTCCACCGGGCCAAGAGCCCTTGGAGGAGATGATCCGCGAGTTCAACGCGCGCCAACGAGAGTACCGGATTGTACCCAGCTTTGTGGGCGACTACCGCGAGGGAGGATTGAAGCTGTTGGCAGCGCTTCGCTCAGGAGGGGCACCGGCGCTTTTCCACGCTGAGCTTTCCTTCCTGGGGCGCATGGCCCAGGACAACGTGGCCGTACCTCTGGACGAGTACCTGGGGGGTATTCCAAACGACTTCTACCCGGGCTTCTTGGAAACCGGCCGCTTCCGGGGGCGCACCTATGGCCTGCCCATTGGGCTTTCGGTACCGGTCTTCTTTTATAACGCCGACCAGTTCGCTGCCCGAGGGCTGAACCCGCCCCGCACCTGGGAAGAGGTGGCCCAAGCCGCCCAGCGGCTTACCACCCGCGCCGCCAAGGGCTACACCCTTTCCAGCGACATCTACAGCTTCAACGTGGTGGTGATGAGCCGAGGGGGGCGTATCGTGGACGCTCAGGGCCGCCCCGACTTCACCAACCCCAAAGTGGTGGAAAGCCTGGAGTTCATGCAGGAGCTGGTGCGAAGAAACATCGCCCAAAGCCGCAACATCGCCGAGGCCCAGTTCTCGGTGGCCGACTTTTTGCGCACCAAGACCTTCATGGGGGTGGCCCCCATCACCATGTGGCCCCTGATCGAAAGCCGGGCCCCCATCCCTTTCAAGCTAGGAGTGGCGGCAGTACCCCGAGTCGAGGGCGGCAAGGTGCCGCTTTCGGGCGGGACGCTGGTGGTATTGCGGGGGGCCAGCGAGACGCAGATCCGGGGGGCGGTCGCCTTCTGGCGCTATCTGATGGAGCCGGCCAACATCGTTCGTTGGGTGCGGGCCACCTATTACATGCCTATGCGCCGGGCAGCCCAACCGCTGCTGGAAGACTTCTACCGCGAAGACCCTCGCCGCCGGGTGGCCTTTAGCCAAGTAGAGCATGCCGATGTGTGGCTGCAGGACCCCGAGTTTACCGTTTGGTACAGCTACCTGGAAGATGCCCTCGAGCGGGCCCTAAAGGGCAACGCCAACGCCCGCCAGGTGCTGGAGGAGGCCCAACGGAGGGCCATGGCCGTGGAGCGGCGCTAG